The following proteins come from a genomic window of Alicyclobacillus dauci:
- a CDS encoding TrmB family transcriptional regulator produces the protein MKQDVLRMLKGLNFTEYEAKAYIALLEKSPMSGYAIALSSGVPRSKIYEVLNGLVERGEIFVSHEDPALYIPLPPQELISNRKRKADAAFDEASKCLEVFHATMQNRDNIWNIAGYDAIIGRIKDSIKRANSRVLLEIWKEDAEPLKDELHEVSATGVEITIVSYGDLDFDFADVYPHDSSDEITLEYGGRWVVLSVDDIEVVAGIVSLGEDSRAAWTMHPGLVMPITEVIVHDLYIMEMLKEHRSILESSFGPNLIELRKRFNIGPSGFTVATKLGLVK, from the coding sequence GTGAAACAAGACGTACTGAGGATGCTGAAAGGGTTGAACTTCACTGAATACGAAGCTAAAGCTTATATCGCTCTTCTGGAAAAATCACCAATGTCCGGATATGCAATCGCCTTAAGCTCAGGAGTTCCACGATCGAAAATTTACGAGGTATTGAATGGGCTTGTTGAACGAGGGGAGATCTTTGTAAGCCATGAAGACCCTGCGCTATATATCCCACTGCCTCCGCAGGAACTGATTTCGAACAGAAAGAGGAAGGCAGACGCGGCCTTTGACGAGGCTTCCAAATGTTTGGAAGTGTTTCATGCTACGATGCAGAACAGAGATAACATTTGGAATATCGCAGGCTACGATGCAATTATTGGGCGTATCAAAGACAGCATCAAAAGAGCAAACAGCCGTGTTTTACTGGAAATTTGGAAAGAAGATGCGGAGCCGCTGAAAGATGAATTACACGAAGTATCGGCTACAGGCGTCGAAATCACTATCGTTTCATACGGAGATTTGGATTTCGATTTCGCTGACGTTTATCCACACGATTCTAGTGATGAAATCACATTGGAATATGGAGGACGTTGGGTTGTTCTTAGTGTAGACGACATTGAGGTTGTCGCAGGCATTGTATCCCTTGGGGAGGATAGTCGGGCAGCGTGGACAATGCACCCTGGATTGGTAATGCCGATCACGGAAGTTATTGTACACGACCTATATATAATGGAGATGTTAAAAGAGCACCGTTCTATACTGGAGTCTAGTTTTGGACCTAATTTGATCGAGCTTCGCAAACGTTTTAACATTGGACCATCTGGATTTACGGTTGCGACGAAACTAGGTTTGGTTAAATAG
- a CDS encoding DMT family transporter codes for MSEESVVSSGTRYGNNLVSTVSAILIWSTSFVATKISYVSFPPFTVGFLRFFIATVVLVIVVFIRREFRKVSSLRDFGLLSVSGILGITFYFALENTGVKLTSASDAAMIVSSYPAITAILELLVFKVKTTFVKTVGIVLAVGGVCELSFSAHMSLDTTQVLGNILLVIAGVAWTFYNFVTSTVVNSYPATTVSLYQTVIGTTAFIPLAGTELHQWTQPNMESFLALLYLGICCSVVAFLLYNYGLRKLSSSTVVTMMNLVPVFGVMFSVLILHESLELKQLIGGIVVLVGVYLTLHQYNSKHRFE; via the coding sequence ATGAGTGAAGAGTCCGTGGTGTCTTCAGGTACCAGATATGGCAACAATTTAGTGTCCACGGTAAGTGCAATCTTGATCTGGAGTACATCGTTTGTCGCAACAAAGATATCCTACGTTTCGTTTCCACCATTTACGGTAGGATTTCTCCGCTTTTTTATCGCAACTGTGGTTTTGGTCATTGTGGTGTTTATTCGAAGGGAATTTAGAAAGGTATCGTCTTTAAGGGACTTTGGCCTATTATCTGTGAGTGGGATTCTTGGAATCACGTTTTATTTCGCATTGGAGAACACAGGCGTCAAACTGACATCGGCTTCTGATGCCGCGATGATCGTATCTTCTTATCCCGCGATCACAGCTATTTTAGAACTGTTAGTTTTTAAAGTGAAAACAACCTTTGTCAAAACTGTGGGAATTGTATTAGCCGTTGGCGGGGTATGTGAATTATCTTTTTCAGCGCACATGAGCTTAGATACTACACAGGTGCTCGGCAACATATTATTAGTCATCGCTGGTGTAGCGTGGACATTTTATAACTTTGTCACAAGTACAGTTGTAAATTCATATCCAGCTACTACTGTATCGTTATATCAAACTGTCATTGGCACCACCGCATTTATTCCATTAGCAGGAACTGAACTGCACCAGTGGACACAACCTAATATGGAATCATTCTTGGCATTGTTGTATTTAGGAATATGCTGTTCCGTTGTAGCGTTTCTACTCTACAACTACGGTTTAAGAAAGCTATCCTCCAGTACGGTAGTAACCATGATGAATCTTGTACCTGTGTTCGGCGTGATGTTTTCTGTTTTAATTCTACATGAGAGCCTAGAACTTAAACAGTTGATTGGTGGAATTGTTGTGTTAGTAGGCGTCTATTTGACCTTACATCAGTACAATTCCAAGCACCGTTTTGAGTAG